A genomic segment from Stenotrophomonas maltophilia encodes:
- a CDS encoding LiaI-LiaF-like domain-containing protein has translation MRFNLVAAVLLILIGLFMLASNLGWTHLNLSKLLLTWWPVALVGVGIAMLFGRGK, from the coding sequence ATGCGATTCAACCTCGTTGCCGCCGTCCTGCTGATCCTGATCGGCCTGTTCATGCTCGCCAGCAATCTCGGCTGGACGCACCTGAACCTGTCCAAGCTGCTGCTGACCTGGTGGCCGGTGGCCCTGGTGGGTGTCGGCATCGCGATGCTGTTCGGTCGCGGCAAATAA
- a CDS encoding dienelactone hydrolase family protein, producing MAEWITLDTHHGPVRAWQALPEGTARGGLVVVQEIFGANPHIRSVAERFAAEGYAVLAPSFFDLLDGPDADPDALPYDAEGVKQGLERVGALGMERALEVVRAAATRLAPQGKVGTVGYCWGGTVAMLSAVRLGLPSVSYYGARNVQFLDETPKAPVIFHFGAQDRSIPPEAVQAHREKLPQMATYVYPADHAFNREVGHAYDPDSAALALQRTLDFFSEHLG from the coding sequence ATGGCCGAGTGGATCACCCTGGATACGCATCACGGCCCGGTACGGGCCTGGCAGGCCCTGCCGGAAGGCACCGCGCGCGGCGGCCTGGTGGTGGTGCAGGAAATTTTCGGCGCCAATCCGCACATCCGCAGCGTGGCCGAGCGCTTCGCGGCTGAAGGCTATGCGGTGCTGGCGCCCTCGTTCTTCGACCTGCTCGACGGCCCCGACGCCGATCCGGACGCGTTGCCCTACGACGCCGAAGGCGTGAAACAGGGCCTGGAACGGGTTGGCGCGCTCGGCATGGAACGGGCGCTGGAGGTGGTGCGGGCCGCGGCAACCCGGCTGGCACCGCAGGGCAAGGTCGGCACCGTCGGCTACTGCTGGGGCGGCACGGTGGCGATGCTGTCCGCGGTGCGCCTGGGGCTGCCGTCGGTCAGCTACTACGGTGCGCGCAACGTGCAGTTCCTCGACGAAACGCCCAAGGCCCCGGTGATCTTCCACTTCGGTGCCCAGGACCGCAGCATCCCGCCGGAAGCGGTCCAGGCCCACCGTGAGAAGCTGCCGCAGATGGCCACCTATGTCTATCCGGCCGATCACGCCTTCAACCGGGAGGTCGGACATGCGTATGATCCAGACAGCGCCGCCCTGGCGCTGCAACGCACCCTGGACTTCTTCTCGGAGCATCTTGGATGA
- a CDS encoding TonB-dependent receptor plug domain-containing protein has product MKHFSNTARRNTLTVALISALMAAAPAMAQDKATNLDKITVTGSLIPQTQVETQTPVMSITAEDIQTRGFSSVAEVLQQSSLTTGGLQGGQTSGSFTQGAEAAGMFGLNPGYTKYLINGRPMLSYPALYNGSESFNNISGIPIDIVERIEVLPGGQSSLYGSDAIAGVVNIILKERMDGGTMSIRGGTYTEGGGSNIRFSAAKGFNAFDDRFHALVNVQIENGSPIWGYQRDITKQNNPVGYTAQLPSNDFAVIGNADNKLYMMDPTRCGNVAGLYDGTTTVGKRPSGESCGSVYSAGYKTLKNGKNSGQFYSSMTFDVNDNFQLFADVLYSKEKTEFTSGSSALWWGTKSVMGGFYDQGLGKVVNLQRAFAPEEIGPGHYNNILNSDESRSYQVTLGGKGMVGDWDYSASFTRGEYRLDQNRFARWKDKIEGFFGDTVLGPRLGTTADGFGIYNPNYTAFYSPITPDQFASFTGYGTHRSKTWQNLGRVQVTNGSLFSLPGGDAGLAVVLEGGSEGWDYSPDQAFIDGNAWGASAVAGAGHRSNYAVTSELRMPVFESLTISASGRYDAFKIADKTVDKATYSIGLEYRPVESLLLRGKYGTAFRAPTLSDAFQGMSGSFASGQNDYYRCSQMGYALRDEACSFYKTTSVYSEKSGNPDLKPITADVWSAGVVWAPVSNFSLSVDYYNWKIKNEVKTLSTDQLLLAEYQCHNGLPNNTSASCQNVTDWVTRDAGGNLTRVYTPKLNVASQNLEAVTVGAKYQQDLGRFGSLMFSGNYTNMLKREVVALPGAQKLDLLSDPYNMWYYDNFAKVRGDVSVGWAISKFTTTVYANYVGSTPNYLAYTGRSYDYVHSSGAKAGKWGSYTTYNMSLNYQAQDDLTLSLMVNNVFNKLPEGQRYNYPGNESTPFNDGFYSVYGRQISAQVKYDF; this is encoded by the coding sequence ATGAAACACTTCAGCAATACCGCACGTCGCAACACGCTCACCGTCGCCCTGATTTCCGCTCTGATGGCTGCCGCTCCGGCAATGGCCCAGGACAAGGCGACCAACCTGGACAAGATCACCGTCACCGGTTCGCTGATCCCGCAGACCCAGGTTGAAACCCAGACCCCGGTGATGTCCATCACCGCAGAAGACATCCAGACCCGCGGCTTCAGCAGTGTTGCTGAAGTGCTGCAGCAGTCGTCGCTGACCACCGGCGGCCTGCAGGGTGGCCAGACCTCGGGTTCGTTCACCCAGGGCGCCGAAGCGGCCGGCATGTTCGGCCTGAACCCGGGCTACACCAAGTACCTGATCAACGGCCGCCCGATGCTCTCGTATCCGGCGCTGTACAACGGCAGCGAGTCGTTCAACAACATCAGCGGCATCCCGATCGACATCGTCGAGCGCATCGAAGTCCTGCCGGGCGGCCAGTCGTCGCTGTACGGCTCGGACGCGATCGCCGGCGTGGTCAACATCATCCTGAAGGAACGCATGGACGGCGGCACGATGTCGATCCGTGGCGGCACCTACACCGAAGGTGGTGGCAGCAACATCCGCTTCAGCGCCGCCAAGGGCTTCAACGCGTTCGACGATCGCTTCCACGCGCTGGTCAACGTGCAGATCGAAAACGGCAGCCCGATCTGGGGCTACCAGCGTGACATCACCAAGCAGAACAACCCGGTCGGTTACACCGCGCAGCTGCCGTCGAACGACTTTGCCGTCATCGGCAACGCCGACAACAAGCTGTACATGATGGACCCGACCCGCTGCGGCAACGTGGCAGGCCTGTACGACGGCACCACCACCGTCGGCAAGCGTCCCTCGGGCGAGTCCTGCGGCTCGGTGTACAGCGCCGGCTACAAGACCCTGAAGAACGGCAAGAACAGCGGCCAGTTCTACTCGTCGATGACCTTCGACGTGAACGACAACTTCCAGCTGTTCGCCGACGTGCTGTACAGCAAGGAAAAGACCGAGTTCACCTCCGGCTCCAGCGCCCTGTGGTGGGGCACCAAGTCGGTGATGGGCGGCTTCTACGACCAGGGCCTGGGCAAGGTCGTGAACCTGCAGCGCGCCTTCGCGCCGGAAGAAATCGGTCCGGGCCACTACAACAACATCCTGAACTCCGATGAGAGCCGTTCCTACCAGGTCACCCTGGGCGGCAAGGGCATGGTCGGCGACTGGGACTACAGCGCCAGCTTCACCCGCGGCGAGTACCGCCTGGACCAGAACCGCTTCGCGCGCTGGAAGGACAAGATCGAAGGCTTCTTCGGCGACACCGTGCTGGGCCCGCGCCTGGGCACCACCGCTGATGGCTTCGGCATCTACAACCCGAACTACACCGCCTTCTACTCGCCGATCACTCCGGACCAGTTCGCCAGCTTCACCGGCTATGGCACCCACCGCAGCAAGACCTGGCAGAACCTGGGTCGCGTGCAGGTGACCAACGGTTCGCTGTTCTCCCTGCCGGGCGGCGACGCCGGCCTGGCCGTCGTGCTGGAAGGCGGCAGCGAAGGTTGGGACTACTCGCCCGACCAGGCCTTCATCGATGGCAACGCCTGGGGCGCCAGCGCCGTGGCCGGTGCCGGCCACCGCAGCAACTACGCGGTGACCAGCGAACTGCGCATGCCGGTGTTCGAGTCGCTGACCATCAGCGCCTCGGGCCGCTATGACGCGTTCAAGATCGCCGACAAGACCGTCGACAAGGCCACCTACAGCATCGGCCTGGAATACCGTCCGGTTGAAAGCCTGCTGCTACGCGGCAAGTACGGCACCGCGTTCCGCGCGCCGACCCTGTCCGATGCCTTCCAGGGCATGAGCGGCTCGTTCGCCTCCGGCCAGAACGACTACTACCGCTGCAGCCAGATGGGTTACGCGCTGCGTGACGAAGCCTGCTCGTTCTACAAGACCACCTCGGTGTACAGCGAAAAGTCCGGCAACCCGGACCTGAAGCCGATCACCGCCGACGTGTGGAGCGCAGGCGTAGTGTGGGCCCCGGTGAGCAACTTCTCGCTGTCGGTCGACTACTACAACTGGAAGATCAAGAACGAGGTCAAGACCCTGAGCACCGACCAGCTGCTGCTGGCCGAGTACCAGTGCCACAACGGCCTGCCGAACAACACCTCGGCCAGCTGCCAGAACGTGACCGACTGGGTGACCCGCGACGCCGGTGGCAACCTGACCCGCGTGTACACCCCGAAGCTCAACGTGGCCAGCCAGAACCTGGAAGCGGTGACCGTCGGTGCCAAGTACCAGCAGGATCTGGGCCGCTTCGGTTCGCTGATGTTCTCCGGCAACTACACCAACATGCTGAAGCGTGAAGTGGTGGCCCTGCCGGGTGCGCAGAAGCTGGACCTGCTGAGCGATCCGTACAACATGTGGTACTACGACAACTTCGCCAAGGTCCGCGGCGACGTGTCGGTGGGCTGGGCCATCTCCAAGTTCACCACCACCGTGTACGCCAACTACGTCGGCAGCACCCCGAACTACCTGGCCTACACCGGCCGCAGCTATGACTACGTCCACTCCTCCGGCGCCAAGGCCGGCAAGTGGGGCTCGTACACCACGTACAACATGAGCCTGAACTACCAGGCGCAGGACGATCTGACCCTGTCGCTGATGGTCAACAACGTGTTCAACAAGCTGCCGGAAGGCCAGCGCTACAACTACCCGGGCAACGAATCGACCCCGTTCAACGATGGCTTCTACAGCGTCTACGGCCGTCAGATTTCGGCCCAGGTCAAGTACGACTTCTAA
- the dcd gene encoding dCTP deaminase, whose product MSIKSDRWIRRMSEQHGMIEPFEAGQVKQANGQRIVSYGTSSYGYDVRCSREFKVFTNINSTIVDPKHFDPGSFVDIVGDECIIPPNSFALARTVEYFRIPRDTLVVCLGKSTYARCGIIVNVTPLEPEWEGHVTLEFSNTTPLPARIYANEGVAQMLFFQAAADDVCETSYRDRGGKYQGQTGVTLPRT is encoded by the coding sequence ATGAGCATCAAGAGTGACCGTTGGATCCGCCGCATGTCCGAGCAGCACGGCATGATCGAGCCGTTCGAGGCCGGGCAGGTCAAGCAGGCCAACGGCCAGCGCATCGTCAGCTACGGCACGTCCAGTTATGGCTATGACGTGCGCTGCTCGCGTGAGTTCAAGGTGTTCACCAACATCAACTCGACGATCGTCGATCCCAAGCACTTCGATCCGGGCAGCTTCGTGGATATCGTCGGCGATGAATGCATCATCCCGCCCAACAGTTTCGCGCTGGCGCGTACCGTCGAGTACTTCCGCATTCCGCGCGATACGCTGGTGGTGTGCCTGGGCAAGAGCACCTACGCGCGCTGCGGCATCATCGTCAACGTGACGCCGCTGGAGCCGGAATGGGAAGGCCACGTCACCCTGGAATTCAGCAACACCACGCCGCTGCCGGCGCGCATCTACGCCAACGAAGGCGTGGCGCAGATGCTGTTCTTCCAGGCGGCTGCCGATGACGTCTGCGAGACGTCGTACCGCGATCGTGGCGGCAAGTACCAGGGCCAGACCGGCGTGACCCTGCCGCGGACCTGA
- a CDS encoding HIT domain-containing protein translates to MSEFELDSRLATDSVLVAEGPLSQVRLMNDERFPWLVLVPRLAGVTEWIELDGEQQDKLRTELNRACKALKGSDGVEKINIGALGNIVRQLHFHVIGRHDGDPAWPGPVWGSGPAHRYEPAALDQHVAYWKERLGYPAQS, encoded by the coding sequence ATGAGCGAATTTGAACTCGATTCACGCCTGGCCACCGATAGCGTGCTGGTGGCGGAAGGACCGTTGTCGCAAGTGCGGCTGATGAACGACGAACGATTCCCCTGGCTGGTACTGGTACCGCGCCTGGCCGGGGTGACCGAGTGGATCGAGCTGGACGGCGAGCAGCAGGACAAGCTGCGCACCGAGCTCAACCGCGCCTGCAAGGCCCTGAAGGGCTCCGACGGGGTGGAAAAGATCAACATCGGGGCGCTGGGCAACATCGTGCGCCAGCTGCACTTCCATGTGATCGGCCGCCATGACGGTGATCCGGCCTGGCCGGGCCCGGTCTGGGGCAGCGGCCCGGCGCACCGTTACGAGCCGGCGGCGCTGGACCAGCATGTCGCCTACTGGAAGGAACGGCTAGGATATCCGGCCCAGTCCTGA
- the apbC gene encoding iron-sulfur cluster carrier protein ApbC produces MNSSPRRPHVSQVQKGLTPHARIRNVIAVGSGKGGVGKSTTSVNLAVALQQLGARVGVLDADIYGPSVPAMLGLSGRPESPDNKSIEPLRAFGVDTMSIGYLIEEDTPMIWRGPMATSAMTQLFNDTLWDDLDFLLIDLPPGTGDIQLTLTQKIPLAGAVIVTTPQDIATLDAKKALKMFEKVEVPVLGIVENMAVHTCSSCGHIEHLFGEGGGDRMAAQYGVPLLGSLPLQIGIREQGDAGTPITVAQPDSAPALAYRHAAQRLIEEVGKRPRASIPILSSLL; encoded by the coding sequence GTGAACAGTTCTCCCCGCCGTCCCCATGTCAGCCAGGTCCAGAAGGGACTCACGCCGCATGCCCGCATCCGCAATGTCATCGCGGTCGGTTCGGGCAAGGGCGGTGTCGGCAAGTCCACTACGTCGGTGAACCTGGCCGTGGCGCTGCAGCAGCTCGGTGCGCGGGTGGGCGTGCTCGACGCCGACATCTACGGCCCCAGCGTCCCGGCCATGCTGGGCCTGTCCGGCCGCCCGGAAAGCCCGGACAACAAGAGCATCGAGCCGCTGCGTGCGTTCGGCGTGGACACCATGTCGATCGGCTACCTGATCGAAGAGGACACGCCGATGATCTGGCGTGGCCCGATGGCCACCTCGGCGATGACCCAGCTGTTCAACGACACCCTGTGGGACGACCTGGATTTCCTGCTGATCGACCTGCCGCCGGGCACCGGTGACATCCAGCTGACCCTGACCCAGAAGATTCCGCTGGCCGGCGCGGTGATCGTCACCACGCCGCAGGACATCGCCACGCTGGATGCGAAGAAGGCGCTGAAGATGTTCGAGAAGGTCGAGGTGCCGGTGCTGGGCATCGTCGAGAACATGGCCGTGCACACCTGCAGCAGCTGCGGGCACATCGAGCATCTGTTCGGCGAGGGCGGCGGCGATCGCATGGCCGCGCAGTACGGCGTGCCGCTGCTGGGGTCGCTGCCGCTGCAGATCGGCATCCGCGAACAGGGCGATGCAGGCACCCCGATCACCGTGGCCCAGCCGGATTCGGCGCCGGCCCTGGCCTACCGCCATGCCGCGCAGCGCCTGATCGAGGAAGTCGGCAAGCGCCCGCGGGCCTCGATCCCGATCCTGTCGTCGCTGCTGTAA